A stretch of Candidatus Thermoplasmatota archaeon DNA encodes these proteins:
- a CDS encoding winged helix-turn-helix domain-containing protein: MAEQAAGSTKLVVEGLDKINLVTEKTRHAILEMLVDGAMTSRAISQRLAISQQLAYHHLQKLIGAGLVQVSGVDRRGNKEVYFYSAVAEEFCFRIPDIRAKAPRGVVPAKVEAMVPVSGIPSSN; encoded by the coding sequence TTGGCGGAACAAGCGGCAGGTTCGACGAAGCTCGTCGTGGAAGGGCTTGACAAGATCAATCTCGTGACGGAGAAGACGCGTCACGCGATCCTGGAGATGCTCGTCGACGGCGCGATGACGAGCCGCGCGATCTCGCAACGTCTCGCGATCAGCCAGCAGCTCGCGTACCATCACCTCCAGAAGCTCATCGGCGCCGGCCTCGTGCAGGTCTCCGGCGTCGACCGCCGCGGCAACAAGGAAGTGTACTTTTACTCGGCCGTCGCGGAGGAGTTCTGCTTCCGCATCCCCGACATCCGCGCGAAGGCCCCTCGTGGCGTCGTGCCCGCCAAGGTCGAGGCCATGGTTCCCGTCTCGGGGATTCCATCCAGCAATTGA
- the larE gene encoding ATP-dependent sacrificial sulfur transferase LarE, translating into MAVQDRLSELLSLFEGQGRVVVGYSGGVDSALLAAAATRTLGRENAVAVTVDSESLPRSELATACESARAMGLWHEVVRTSELANPRYAENPVNRCYFCREEMSRVLLDAAGRWQATRVAVGVNASDLREWRPGIAASRAAGLWMPLLDLGLGKDDVRALARAMELPVADKPSMACLSSRIPFGETITVEKLARVERAEAALRARGFAQVRVRSHGDVARVEVEPHELARARRAGAEIERDLRAAGFAFVTLDAKGYRSGSLSEALVVEKETFK; encoded by the coding sequence ATGGCCGTTCAAGACCGGCTTTCCGAGCTTCTGTCCCTTTTTGAAGGGCAAGGCCGCGTGGTCGTGGGGTACTCGGGCGGGGTCGACAGCGCACTCCTGGCGGCGGCCGCTACCCGGACCCTCGGCCGGGAAAACGCGGTGGCCGTCACGGTCGATTCGGAGAGCCTGCCTCGGTCCGAGCTTGCGACCGCCTGCGAGAGCGCGCGGGCGATGGGGCTTTGGCACGAGGTCGTGCGCACAAGCGAGCTTGCAAACCCGCGCTACGCGGAGAACCCAGTCAACCGCTGCTACTTCTGCCGTGAGGAGATGAGCCGCGTGCTCCTCGACGCCGCGGGACGATGGCAGGCGACGCGCGTGGCCGTGGGCGTGAACGCCTCGGACCTGCGCGAGTGGCGCCCAGGCATCGCCGCCAGCCGCGCGGCGGGATTGTGGATGCCGCTTCTGGATCTGGGCCTCGGGAAGGACGACGTGCGGGCGCTTGCGCGCGCCATGGAGCTTCCGGTCGCCGACAAGCCAAGCATGGCCTGCCTCTCCTCGCGCATCCCCTTCGGCGAGACGATCACAGTCGAGAAGCTCGCGCGCGTGGAGCGCGCGGAGGCGGCGCTTCGGGCGCGCGGGTTCGCGCAAGTGCGCGTGCGCTCGCACGGCGACGTGGCGCGCGTCGAGGTCGAGCCGCACGAGCTTGCGCGCGCGCGGCGCGCGGGCGCGGAGATCGAGCGGGACTTGCGCGCGGCGGGCTTCGCGTTCGTGACGCTCGACGCGAAAGGGTACCGCAGCGGCAGCCTCTCCGAGGCGCTCGTCGTCGAAAAGGAAACCTTCAAGTGA